From a single Brassica rapa cultivar Chiifu-401-42 chromosome A01, CAAS_Brap_v3.01, whole genome shotgun sequence genomic region:
- the LOC103872640 gene encoding protein RTE1-HOMOLOG, whose translation MGETTTDSEHGIMLGFEDPMRIDPRRDRFPCCIVWTPLPFITWLVPFIGHVGICREDGVILDFAGPNFVCVDNFAFGAVSRYIQINKAKESSLSSGSCLFNSEEGDTHEKEPTWDDALRKGTQEYQHYSYNILTCNCHSFVANNLNRLAIRSGGWNVVNLAALVFLKGRWVSKTAMVKSLLPTVIIYAIGMLLGGWTFLASCCVLACLLTGWFIMGTYCFKKLIQL comes from the exons ATGGGAGAGACAACAACAGATTCAGAACATGGCATCATGCTCGGTTTTGAAGATCCCATGAGGATTGATCCCAGAAGAGATCGTTTCCCGTGCTGCATCGTCTGGACACCTCTCCCCTTCATTACATGGCTGGTTCCCTTCATCGGCCACGTTGGTATTTGCAGAGAAGACGGTGTCATCCTTGACTTCGCAGGGCCTAACTTCGTCTGTGTTGACAATTTTGCTTTTGGAGCTGTGTCTCGTTACATCCAAATCAACAAGGCTAAG GAATCATCTCTTTCGTCCGGCTCATGTTTGTTCAATAGCGAGGAAGGAGACACTCATGAGAAAGAGCCAACGTGGGATGATGCACTGAGGAAAGGCACGCAAGAGTACCAACACTATTCGTATAACATATTGACGTGCAACTGTCATTCCTTTGTAGCCAACAACCTGAACCGTCTTGCGATAAGATCAGGTGGATGGAACGTGGTGAATCTCGCGGCGCTAGTGTTCCTCAAGGGACGTTGGGTGAGCAAAACTGCGATGGTCAAGTCTTTACTGCCTACAGTTATAATCTACGCTATAGGAATGTTACTAGGTGGTTGGACATTCTTAGCTTCCTGCTGTGTTCTAGCCTGTTTACTTACGGGTTGGTTCATCATGGGAACGTATTGTTTCAAGAAACTGATCCAGTTGTAG